The Thalassophryne amazonica chromosome 8, fThaAma1.1, whole genome shotgun sequence genome includes a window with the following:
- the LOC117515509 gene encoding uncharacterized protein LOC117515509 — protein MVVRLEIFHWIHRFDAAIHTESHSKYAVFKSALVGTVLAYNRKDLDRLIEAIRAKDQAALQSLSDEDVVRRYISRQQLKHHIRRVTLGAQETFRLIHLAIEELKGPAGLDENGVSLFKTSKAIDEMWAVQQRHLECIQDPPDMNMYWVAHTTTINNVDVPYYKCLHGSNSLEGFHKVLPHVIPGLQSRVYSAPLIDRLNSSCKELFGETVEETFHLMPG, from the exons ATGGTTGTGCGTTTGGAAATATTCCACTGGATCCACCGGTTTGATGCAGCCATCCACACAGAGTCTCACTCCAAATATGCTGTGTTCAAGTCTGCACTAGTTGGGACAGTACTGGCTTACAACCGCAAAGACCTGGATCGCCTCATTGAGGCCATCAGAGCAAAAGACCAGGCAGCGCTGCAGTCTCTGTCTGATGAGGATGTTGTCCGCCGCTACATCTCCAGGCAGCAGCTTAAACACCACATCAGGAGGGTCACACTTGGGGCGCAGGAAACATTCCGTCTCATCCACCTGGCCATTGAGGAGCTGAAAGGTCCTGCAGGACTGGATGAGAATGGAGTGAGCCTCTTCAAAACATCCA AGGCCATTGATGAGATGTGGGCAGTACAGCAGCGGCACCTGGAGTGCATCCAGGATCCACCAGACATGAACATGTATTGGGTGGCACATACCACGACCATCAACAATGTGGACGTGCCCTACTACAAATGTCTGCATGGAAGTAATAGCCTGGAAGGATTCCACAAAGTGCTACCGCATGTGATTCCAG GACTGCAGTCCAGGGTCTACTCAGCGCCACTGATCGACCGCCTCAACAGCAGCTGCAAAGAGCTCTTTGGAGAAACTGTGGAGGAGACCTTCCATCTGATGCCTGGCTGA